The region catgtgaaaactggacagtgaataaggaaaaccgaagaagaaccgacacctttgaattgtgttggcaaagaaaattgaatataccatgggccgccaaaagaactaacaaatctgtcttggaagaagtataaccagaatgctccttagaagcacggatggcaagattgcatcttacatacttgggacatgtcaggaggaatcagtccctgaagaaggacatcatgcttggcaaagtatagggtcagcaagagaggaagatcctcaaaagaggttgcaacaatgagctcaagtgtaacagttgtaaggatggcgcaggactgggcagtgttacgttctgttgtacacagggtctctctgagtcggaaccaacttgacggcacctaacaagtgatgttgagcatcttgtgcttattggccatttatgtgcctttggagaaatgtctatccaAGTCATTTGACAATTTCGGtggagttgtaagagttctttatgtaagTCTATTATCAGACGTGATTTTCAGATATTCTGTGGGTTATCTTTTCACATTGATGGTGTCCTCTTATGCACAAAAGATTTTCGttttgataaagttcaatttagctttttccttttgtcacctatgcttttggtgtcattgtCTAAGGAATCATTGATTAATCCAAGGCCATGAAGATTTACGCCTGCATTTTTTTCTAAGTGTGTGTAAGTTTTACCTCTTAACCGTTAGGTCTGTGATacattttgtgtatggtatgaggacggggctccagcttcattcttttgcatgtggagatcagTTGTCTGAGAAGCATTTCTcgaagactattctttccccttgTCAACAATCAGTTGATAATAAACCtaaaggtttatttctggactctcaaatcTATTCCATCGATCTATATGTCATTGTGCCAGCACCtctctgtcttgattattgtaaaTAAGTCTGTTTCTCTTTTAAGTAGAAAGTTCTCAGTCTTTTGTTTACATGTGCGCTACAGCAGACGACTGACAgttcctggttttcttttttcaaggTAGTATTGAAATTTACTGTCCCAGAATACAAGGATCCTCTGGAATTTTTTACTTTGCTTGCTCAAAGAAGAGGATTGCACCAAAAAGGTGGAAGCCCAAATGTGGAAGGTGCTGCCAAACTGCTATGGTCTGAGTGGACAGGGTAAGGCTTCTTTCTTTTGGCGTTTTGATGCTCACAAAGAATAAAGGAAGTGCTTTTTGACAAATCTTGTCTTGAATACTAGTGCCACCTTAGGTTACTATTCCCAGCCCCCGACATCTTGGACTTGTTGTCCACATCTTAATGAGCGCATAGTGGCAGAAATGAAATTGGGCTTTAATATGGaagaactgaaaaagaacaatgtaCACAGCATACAAGGTGAGTGAGACTTATTTCACTGCTGTCTCCATTGGCTGACAGCAATGAAGGTCTCATCTGTTTACCTGGCTTTGTCCCTTTCCTAGCCATCAGGGGCTCTCGTTCAGCCAGTAGCATCCTTTTCCGATCTTCGGGTCTGACAAATGGAATCATAGAGGAAGAGGACATACCTGAGGAATTGCCAAAACAGAAGGAGAGGAAGCAGGAGGAGGACATTGACAGTGACCAGGAAAGTGCTGGTAGTGAAGAAGCTGGTGTAAGTGTGTTCTCCATGGGTTGTTTAAAGCTGAAGTGTGTTTTCCAAAATTATAATGTACAACAAATGGGAAGGGCCTAAACGTGGCAATTAAATACTTTGCAGTAGACGGTAAGCCTATACAGTGTGGGAATGCAATCCTTAGTCTTAATTTTACACATTCCATTACATGTACTGTCAAAGACTGAACTTTTCCCAGGTACATAATTACTTGGTTTAATGAGCAGACAAGGGCTATTAACCCAGTGACATTTCTCTTTGTCTTAAAGGAGAAGAACTCAGACATGTCTCCTACAGAAGACACATGGGAGGCATTTCCTGAGGAGTCTCAAGCAGGTTAGTCTGGGGTAGATGAGTTCTAACCAAATAGCATCACAGAGTCACTTTTACTTTCAAAGCAAAAACGGTTAATTTTTCTCCAATGCAGGCAAACAGTTCTGCAGTCAAGAAGCAAGATCTTTTGCTATGGATAAAACAATCAAAGAGGAGGAAGATGCCTATGACTTCAGTACAGACTACGTATAGCAAAAAGCCTGTCCTATTGGAGGGGCTTCTGTTTTTTGAGCAGACTGCTCAACTCTTCCGTTGTGTGTAACATACCGGTTTGTTAATTATGTCCTAAGCTGTGTAAATTTTGTGAATATGTAGCATATGATATattcattaaaaagaatgaggcaaTTTAGAAAGTGTCTAAATTCTCTAAGACAACAACTCATTTCTTACAATACAGTTTAGTAAGTGGGTAGAAGTACAGTTACCAAACCAAGAAACGTCTTGAAAAAAGTAGGTTTCACTTTATTTACAAATCAGGCCACAACTTACAAAATTAAACCTAAGGAACAGTTTTAAACTAGCTGTACCAGATGAACCTTTGttcattcagcatcatagtaagaAAACACTTGGTAAGGCAGATGGAGACAGACTATATATAAATACGCCAGACTTATGTAAGCTAGTTTGTCTTTATCCAGTTGAGATGTCCCTTTTTCTCCATGGGTTACTACAGATGGGCATTGAAGCCTAGCAGCTGTGTTACTTCTGACACATACCGTCTTCCAGGATATCCTGAGAAATGCTTACagtttaaaattctattttaattCATATTTGAGATCTCCACATGTCTTCGGATTAAGCTGAATTTGCCTGTTGGGTCTGGGATATACCATTTTTCCCAAACATCaatatatgaggcagttcttccccatgGCTTAAAGTGCCCGTTCCAATGGAGTAACTTGGCAGCCTTTACAAACTGAGGTGAATATCGTTTTCCAGCACTGGAGCCTTAcattgagagagagagacttcagtGATTGTACCAGTCATACACAAGGCAATGCCAAACCAGACTGCAGAAATAATGGCTATATCCCATCCCTGAACTAGTTCTCTAGACAGTTATAAAACCTTTATTTCTACTTACCAAGGTGGCGGACGTTCCACATAGGGTCAATAGTGGAATGCTGTTGATAAAATACTATCAGCAGGGGAGGTGTTGTGATGCTGCCAGCCAGGGTTCTGCTATACAGCCCCTCTCTTGGTGGGACAGAACAAATACGCTGTTAGTCAAGACTCCTGACAAAGTGAGGGCTGAAAGACTTCACACTGAGGCCAATTATATACTTACTCTACATTGAGTTTCATCCATTTTTCCAGCTGGTTCGTTATATTCTGTCGTTTCCATTCTGTCAGATTGGCAACAAAAACTCCAGGATTAAACGAGCAGGTACTGGCTTTCATGGAAAGTTTACGAATCCTTTCCTTTTTATAGTCAAGATATCCAATGTAATTGTACTAAGAGCATAAACAGAATGCACAGAATTCTTTAGCCAGTGAAGAAAAACAGCTGCTTGTTAATACTCCCTGTGCATCTCAGATTATTAACAAAAGGCCTATACAGAAAGCAAATGAAAATGACATTCAAGTCAGGAGAAAAGAAACCTAGATTTCAATATCTTAAGCCAAGAACTATGTCAAGTTCATGAACCAGGGAAAGCAGGCTTGTGTTTTGGGATGAagtaactaaaaaaaaccaaCTAGAGGATGTAAAAGGCAGAAAAATGCACTAATCTTCTTGAATCTTTCGCCTCTTCCTCCTAACCTGTGTTACGGGGAGTGGGGTGTCTGTGCGAGGGATTTAATAAGTAATTTACCTGGTTTCCTGCTCCACGGATGACAACTTTAGTAGAGGCTGAATCACAATCTTCTGAAAATGCGGCTGCATGTCCTGGCTTTAGTGGTGTATTGTACAGGGCAAGGATATCACCTGAAATAAGGTGTGATTCCAGTTGCCTAAAGATTACCTGTTCCTCCCACTTCTCCCTACAGAGACCTTTCATAGAACagcataactaagacaaccactaaAGCTCATGCTTTGGATTGAGAACAGCACTGATGGTGGCATTCTTTGGTACCTTGCACAATTACATCATCATCCATATATATGGCCTTCTTCGCACTGGGGACCAGAATTGGCAAGTAGAACCTTGCGAAGGTTAACTGTAAACAAGGAAACAGGCATTGAATAGGACATGTCAGTGGCTATGTTTTATTTACACAGAAACTTCAAGGATGCTCTCAGAACCCATGCAGGAGAAGATGGCCAAAGGACTCCTAATTAGAATTGCCCAGGCTTGGTTGCCAGGGAACTACTTGCACTGTACCCATAGTTGCCCAGGTCTTCCAATTATTTCCTAATAATTCTCCCAAGTGCAAACAAGGACGCATGGAACTCACTGGTTTTACAGATTCCCCCTGGTCAGGATCCTCCTTCACTTTCCCTTCCAAAAGTTTAGCGTCAAAATTCACTATTTTGTAATTGATGTTTTTCAGTGAACCACTGTTGAGCCAGGACCTGATGAAGAAAGCACAAAATTTCAGTTTTAAATAATGTCCCCAAACCAGAGCCTTATCTACGTGCCTTGTAATGAGGGCACCATGTAAGAGAAACCCTAGGGACCAAAGAGAACTCAAGAGTCAGTGTCTTCAAATCCCTCTCCTCTCAGCCTTGGTCTCCTCATTAGAAGTGAAGTGTTCCCACTCAAGTCCCTCCCTGAACTAAGATTTTCTGGTATTGCATGCTGCTCACATCAGCTTCACACTTAGGATCACTCTTCCAACGTTAACTGATGTAGGAAAATTCACTGTGCTAGACCATTCACCTCTTGTCCCTCCAAATACACTTGGGTAGAAAACGAGTCTCCAGTTATTAAAAAGCTGTTAActaaatcagggctttgaactggatCTGCCGGCTGAGGAAAATGAAAGTAGAACGGACGTGAACTTCAAAATCTGAGTAAAACGGAATGGGAAAAATTGCAAGTTGAAGCCCcactagaaacctaatctccctcttagaaaacaagggcagcatattcGTTAGATAGCAACCAGATCTCTTGTCCGTTGGGTTTTGCACTGAGTTGGAAACAGCTGTGCCCTACTCAAAGATGGCAGCAGACCATgttactttgaatgtgtgtctgCTCTCCCGGTCCTGACAATAACCCAGTCTCACATATGAGGCTTGTggaagggctcactatgcctcttccgagtctcccattccagggcttcgaccTGTAACTTCTTCCATTCTGGTTATCACTCTGGATCACCCAGATTGTAAAAATTCAGGTCAGTTCTGGTTTTGCTTTGTCAGCCATGACTAAACCAGTTTGAAACCCTGCTATAAATTAACTTCTGGAACTGCCCATAAGCAAGCCAGTGTTCCCTAAAGAATTACTACACATTTTTCCTAGGTCCATTTCGAATCAGCATTTTGTGAACACAATGTTATTTCTGCAGTCTTACTTTAATGCAGTATTTGTTTCTATATTATTTTAGATTGGTTCTGAGTTTTTAAATTAGGAAAAATAATTCATAATAACTTTCACAAACTGAAAGTACTGCCCTCTCTACCATGGAGAAAGCCACAAGGCCAGAAATGTTTTAGAACGTTGACAACCCTTAATCCAAAGCATTTCCAAAACATTGATAAGACTGCCCATCAAATTGGGTTTCTATTATTAACTGTAGTAACAATAGCAAAGACTTTACTGAGTGATTACTATCTGCTAGTATCTCATTTGTTTGATACAAAATTCTCTAAGTTGGATATTTTCACCCCATATTTATAGATCTATAAATGGGCTCCAAGGGGTTACGTAATGCTTCCCAAATCACTCCGTTTGTGGGCTAGGATTTGCATCAGGGTCTGTATTCACAACTTTACCACACTGCCTTGCCATTCCTCTCGAGTCCCTTCCCGCTCTAGGCCATGAAATAGAACAggaataaaaaaacactcaaaaaacataTCTGTGAGATAAGGAGCCTGTGCAGGATGTATGTCAGTATACTGCTTCCTCATCGAGAAATCTTACTACCAAAAAAAATATCCGCGGGAGTTAACGGTGTGCATAGTTGGCTGATACTCTGAAACAAGCTCCTTATATTGTTTCTACTATCGTGGGACATGTTTAGGATACAAGCACATGGGAAAACCATGTCATACGTATAGTTTATATGTGGTATAATCTCAATTGTATAGAAAAAAGAGTTCCTGGATTGGCACCTGGACTGCTCTAGAGTATCTTCTAGAAGTAGCACCAGGCAAGCTGAGCTCACCGGAGATGGTCCACTGTATCGTTGAGTGTAACAATGTAGAAAATCACATTGGAGCGAGTGTTATGCTGAATGCTGTTTATGGCCGCAATGGCCCCCCCGAGCCTGTCTTCAGATGCAGCAATGACCACAGGAATCTCCTCATGACTCCCACCTACTGCATGTCGGGGAGCATTTGGGATAAAGTCTATGGGCTGAAGCCCCACAATTCCTGAATCTGAAGAACACACACAAAGAAGGCAATGAAACAAAGACAATCTGATGAGCTTTTGACACAGAGTCCAAGATATGAAAAGGGGTAAAGTGAGGATTATGGTacggatttattcattctttcctgttagaacattaaatatatagcccagaaattatttttctatatgtaatcttttggaaaaatgaaaaaagcatTTTACAAAATATGGCAACAGCACTCTGATACACTACTGGTGGGTGTAGAACAGAATGTATTTTGGCCATTTGCATTAAGTGCCTTAAACAAGTACATGACCTTGATGCAATAATTCCTCTTGTCACCTCTCTTAAGGACAAAATCTGAAATGTAGTCAAAAGccacatttttatttataattgtgAAAACCTGGAAACAGACAAAATTAGTGTTTTTTAAACCATGAGTCATGTCCCATAAGTAGGCATAAAATCAATTCAGTGGGTCACAATCagaatttgaacagaaaaagttTCTGGACTGGAAAAATTAGAACAGACAAGAAAATATCAGAGTGCGCTGCACAATGCAAGGGCAAGTATTGTTCTGTGAgtctttctttttgccttttataATATATTCATTTGTCCTTTCACTCATTTGTTCAACACTGAGTGcccattatgtgccaggcactattataAACACTGGGATTAGAGCcataaaaaaagacacaaattctTACCATCATGGAGGGTAGACAGACAGTAAGTAAATACACATATGTGTGCTATATATTATGCATTTCTTATAGTGGCATTGCCATCAAAACATTTTGAAAGTCACTGCACTAAAAAAGCCTTTTTCCTGTGGAAACCATTAAGTAAACTGGCACTGAAATTATACATAAAGAATTTCTATCATGATGATGTGCTTATGACATAATCTTATAGAAAAACATGTTTATAGTTTATATGTAGTATAATCTCAACTGCATagaaaaaatgggggaaaaaagactAGAAAAGACTAAACCAAAATTGTAATAACCATTATCTCTAGGTGAGGAGATCATTCATTGAACTAGTATTTTTTGGGTACCTTCTATGTACCAGCCACCAGTCTTAGGCACAAGataaagcaaaatgaacaaaacaCTCCTTATGGagcataaatttttttaataaaaactttaTAAATTTTCCACAGTGAACATGCATTATTTTATATcagcatgtatatacacacatattattATAAAACATGCTACCAGAGCACTCAGTGACAAGCCAGGGAAGGCTTTTCTTTCTCTGGCCAACTATGGTGGGTGGCAATCTGAAAATGATTTCTGGTAAACTCCCTGCAGCCTCAAACGTACCAATACCAAGGCAGAGCAGTATGCATGACTAATTTAAAATAACTGGCTATGGGATTATATGAGTTTTTGGATCAGCCGACAAGCATTTATAGTTCTGTT is a window of Elephas maximus indicus isolate mEleMax1 chromosome 20, mEleMax1 primary haplotype, whole genome shotgun sequence DNA encoding:
- the GLT8D1 gene encoding glycosyltransferase 8 domain-containing protein 1, producing the protein MSFRKVNIIILVLAVALFLLVLHRNFLGLSSLLRNEASDSGIVGLQPIDFIPNAPRHAVGGSHEEIPVVIAASEDRLGGAIAAINSIQHNTRSNVIFYIVTLNDTVDHLRSWLNSGSLKNINYKIVNFDAKLLEGKVKEDPDQGESVKPLTFARFYLPILVPSAKKAIYMDDDVIVQGDILALYNTPLKPGHAAAFSEDCDSASTKVVIRGAGNQYNYIGYLDYKKERIRKLSMKASTCSFNPGVFVANLTEWKRQNITNQLEKWMKLNVEEGLYSRTLAGSITTPPLLIVFYQQHSTIDPMWNVRHLGSSAGKRYSPQFVKAAKLLHWNGHFKPWGRTASYIDVWEKWYIPDPTGKFSLIRRHVEISNMN